In the Acropora muricata isolate sample 2 chromosome 10, ASM3666990v1, whole genome shotgun sequence genome, one interval contains:
- the LOC136887332 gene encoding uncharacterized protein, producing the protein MTEEHQNVDVHWCTHMAVENRVSGNHLSDMKPDADGLLQMENGLCLPSRHDHHLQRQNYITLTTRAIVEIPCLAFLKPVVCQHIQHQYSKETREKSQMSFLGMLYHNENDADGIQQVLTALHQYVPYYGDDANRVYSSQGVVADQLSVERGVNALIELSNGFTPEEQLEGLHLEIADWHAGNKFLKVAFKNFYNTKSAGDKCTLYSDRNLINRRNVRENVDAAVNPCRKFFELEIKARLIASAVHELGMNNLSDSPTGEFWQPNLPEASDIEKKEYLHKVASRVVDSYVIRRENVESIFNSLLAAEEDEASNRRNQTDDGRFICNFPGCGKTFKVNGKRLRDHESTHSPPISNSDSQQSLFSREGVSAVPVPEKDDMFNYQCSLLEYGMLILNFFDAIREGDGKRIFRCWKFQLPYLRNDGGSTKYALEALGMMFQIYGLLSPKHSHELIWNRTALLRSGLGNNIPLDLLLEFFNRLLKEVQRKLGPNATNQKAVDRYCHAIDITKVALDNFDRECCVIRRSGQHYEISVASDLQKIAVEIISQKAFTWTPGRSYEQFKDMDSTLLEHFDLQDMFQWINKHKRNIVCARKAR; encoded by the exons ATGACAGAAGAACACCAAAATGTTGATGTCCATTGGTGCACACATATGGCAGTCGAAAACCGTGTCTCTGGAAACCATTTGTCTGACATGAAGCCAGATGCAGATGGCCTGCTGCAAATGGAAAATGGCCTGTGCTTACCTAGTCGTCACGACCACCACCTGCAGAGGCAAAATTATATCACACTGACTACAAGAGCTATTGTGGAAATTCCTTGTTTAGCATTTCTGAAGCCAGTGGTATGTCAGCACATTCAACACCAATACAGCAAAGAGACCAGGGAAAAGTCCCAAATG TCTTTTCTCGGAATGCTGTATCACAATGAAAATGATGCAGATGGCATTCAGCAAGTTCTTACAGCTCTCCACCAGTATGTGCCATACTATGGGGATGATGCCAATAGAGTTTATTCCTCTCAAGGTGTCGTGGCAGACCAGTTGTCAGTAGAACGAGGCGTAAACGCACTGATTGAGCTTTCCAATGGTTTTACCCCTGAAGAGCAGCTGGAGGGGCTGCATCTGGAAATTGCTGACTGGCATGCAGGAAACAAATTTCTAAAG GTTGCATTCAAGAACTTCTACAATACCAAGTCAGCTGGAGACAAGTGTACCCTCTACAGCGACAGAAATTTGATTAACAGGCGAAATGTCAGGGAAAATGTTGATGCTGCTGTAAACCCATGCAGAAAATTTTTTGAATTAGAAATTAAAGCAAGGCTAATAGCATCTGCTGTTCATGAACTTGGGATGAACAATTTATCTGACAGCCCAACAGGTGAATTTTGGCAACCAAACCTCCCTGAGGCCAGTGATATTGAGAAGAAGGAGTATTTGCACAAAGTAGCCTCCCGCGTTGTTGATAGTTATGTGATCAGAAGGGAAAATGTAGAATCCATCTTCAACAGCCTTTTAGCTGCTGAGGAAGACGAGGCCAGTAACAGAAGGAATCAGACTGATGATGGCAGATTTATTTGCAATTTTCCTGGATGTGGAAAAACTTTCAAAGTCAATGGCAAGCGATTGCGGGATCATGAATCAACCCACAGCCCACCAATCTCAAACTCTGATTCTCAACAGTCACTCTTTTCAAGAGAGGGGGTGTCTGCTGTGCCTGTTCCTGAAAAGGATGACATGTTTAATTACCAATGTTCCCTCCTAGAGTATGGcatgttaattttaaatttttttgatgCTATCAGAGAAGGTGATGGGAAACGTATTTTCAGGTGCTGGAAATTTCAATTACCTTATCTCAGAAATGATGGAGGGAGCACCAAATATGCTCTAGAAGCCTTAGGAATGATGTTTCAAATTTATGGGTTGCTTTCTCCTAAACATTCACATGAACTCATATGGAACAGAACTGCCTTGTTAAGATCTGGTTTGGGGAACAATATTCCTTTAGATTTGCTGCTTGAATTTTTCAACAGGCTTCTAAAAGAGGTTCAGCGCAAGCTTGGGCCTAATGCAACAAATCAGAAAGCTGTTGACCGTTACTGTCATGCAATTGACATTACAAAAGTAGCTCTTGACAACTTTGATCGAGAGTGTTGTGTAATTCGCCGTTCAGGACAACACTATGAAATTTCTGTTGCATCTGATTTGCAGAAGATTGCTGTAGAAATTATTTCCCAGAAAGCTTTTACTTGGACCCCTGGGCGTAGCTATGAACAATTTAAAGACATGGACTCGACTCTTTTGGAACACTTTGACCTCCAGGACATGTTTCAATGGATAAATAAGCATAAGAGGAACATTGTATGTGCAAGAAAGGCACGCTAG
- the LOC136930776 gene encoding uncharacterized protein — MAVDAREFPRAIERVCETFKISLLYPEQETSLKALLEGKNVYASLSTGYGKSLIFFAAPVLFDEILERPCGSSKILVISPLKTLMEDQVAYLKSLGLSAIALHDEESEERLKEVEKGAFTYLFASPEKMLSVERWRKLLFSKHYREFLVAITVDEAHCISQWGLPGSRSKQAAVPFRVWYGNLRKLKSLTASDLPSIVLTATASPSTKKDIFRTLNLDQSSCHVIEHNPERPNVQFSVKYLDKSMPVSFTFNNLIEELRVSNSSCQRTMIFCQTRKQCALLYSVFKDNLGNDFYLNKTLNPKERMMEMFHSGTPESVKKHILDNISRCNGHIRVIACTIAFGMGVNCKGVHRIVHFGPAKNLECYVQECGRAGRDGQPSTCILLHNGLLAAHCADDIKDYLSNDRECRRTFMYSYFPGEFSSNISGHQCCDICAKSCRCGQESCSEPGMSLESNADETCTVSSESVRSVKEMDKIKLRGEIFKFMKDLLIRNTSGAIASVNIMHEFTSFHIQQVLNSCDKIKTLSDVEDFVEVWRKEHSRGILAAIHRIFGDVDEDEIKTPECEDEEMDEHAQEWANIRDDSELCNLLNDSDLQHVDVHMEEIDVSGNEQRNISSMIGNLFKSF, encoded by the coding sequence ATGGCGGTCGATGCGAGGGAGTTTCCTCGTGCTATTGAACGTGTCTGCGAgacttttaaaatttctttgctCTATCCTGAGCAAGAAACAAGTTTAAAAGCACTTCTAGAAGGGAAAAATGTGTACGCAAGTCTGTCAACTGGATATGGAAAGTCCCTAATCTTTTTTGCAGCTCCTGTCCTCTTCGACGAGATTCTCGAGCGTCCTTGTGGAAGCAGTAAAATCTTAGTGATTTCACCGTTGAAAACACTGATGGAAGATCAGGTGGCATATCTCAAATCGTTAGGTCTTTCTGCGATAGCTCTTCACGATGAGGAGTCGGAAGAACGGCTAAAAGAAGTGGAAAAAGGAGCCTTCACGTACTTGTTCGCTTCACCAGAAAAAATGCTGAGTGTAGAAAGATGGCGAAAGCTTCTCTTCAGTAAACATTATCGCGAGTTTTTAGTCGCAATAACTGTTGATGAGGCACACTGCATAAGTCAGTGGGGTCTTCCAGGTTCGAGGTCAAAGCAAGCAGCTGTTCCATTCAGAGTTTGGTATGGTAACCTGAGAAAATTAAAGTCTTTGACTGCAAGTGATTTACCATCCATCGTGTTGACGGCTACTGCTTCACCATCTACCAAAAAGGACATCTTTAGAACATTAAATCTGGATCAATCGTCTTGCCATGTCATTGAGCATAACCCAGAACGTCCCAATGTGCAGTTTAGTGTGAAGTATTTAGACAAGAGCATGCCTGTTTCTTTCACTTTCAACAATTTGATAGAAGAACTTCGAGTTAGTAATAGTTCCTGTCAAAGAACAATGATTTTCTGTCAGACTCGTAAACAGTGTGCCTTATTATATTCAGTTTTTAAGGATAACCTTGGAAATGATTTTTATTTGAACAAAACCCTTAATCCTAAAGAGCGAATGATGGAGATGTTTCATTCAGGGACTCCAGAGTCAGTGAAGAAGCATATTCTTGACAATATTTCACGCTGCAATGGGCATATTAGAGTTATTGCATGCACTATTGCCTTTGGAATGGGAGTAAACTGTAAAGGGGTGCATCGCATAGTTCATTTTGGGCCTGCCAAAAATCTTGAATGCTATGTCCAGGAATGTGGAAGAGCAGGAAGGGATGGGCAGCCAAGTACATGCATTTTGTTGCACAATGGACTGCTGGCAGCACATTGTGCAGATGACATCAAGGACTACTTGTCCAACGATAGAGAATGCAGGCGAACTTTCATGTATAGTTATTTTCCAGGAGAATTTTCCTCTAACATATCAGGTCACCAGTGCTGTGACATTTGTGCAAAGAGCTGCAGGTGTGGCCAGGAAAGCTGCAGTGAGCCTGGTATGTCTTTGGAATCCAATGCTGATGAAACATGTACCGTATCCTCTGAAAGTGTCCGATCAGTCAAAGAAATGGATAAAATCAAACTTAgaggtgaaattttcaaattcatgaaAGACTTGCTCATACGAAATACTTCAGGTGCCATAGCATCCGTGAACATTATGCATGAATTCACCTCATTCCATATTCAACAAGTTCTTAACAGCTGTGACAAGATAAAAACATTAAGTGATGTGGAAGATTTTGTTGAAGTTTGGAGAAAGGAGCATAGCAGAGGAATTCTTGCTGCTATTCATAGGATCTTTGGTGATGTTGATGAGGATGAAATAAAAACACCCGAGTGTGAGGATGAAGAAATGGATGAACATGCGCAGGAATGGGCAAACATCAGAGATGATTCTGAATTGTGTAATCTGTTAAATGACAGTGATTTGCAACATGTAGATGTTCACATGGAAGAGATTGACGTGTCAGGTAATGAACAAAGAAACATAAGTAGCATGATTGGAAATCTTTTCAAGTCCTTTTAA